A window of Streptomyces sp. NBC_01142 genomic DNA:
GATTCCGAGCATGGCGTGGTGGACGCCATCGCCCTTGAGGCGGCAGTCGCGGAGGATCTTCCAGGTCTTCATGCGGGCAAAAACGTGCTCCACGCGGGCGCGAACCTGTTTGTGGGACTTGTTGTGGGCCTGCTTCCAGTCAGGCAGTTCTTCACCTTTGCGCCGACGGTGTGGCATGACGAGTCCGGTGCCCGGATAGCCGCCGTCGGCGATCGTCATGGCCTTGCCGACGGCGGCCTTCGCGCCGGACTCCTCCCACGCCCTGCAGTCGTTGCGGTTGCCGGGCAAGGGCCGGCCGACCACGACGACCAGGCGGGTATCGGCGTCGATGACGACCTGGTGGTTCGTGGAGTACCGGTAGTTCTTGGACTGCTCGGCGATGCTGTGGTCGCGGGTGGGCACCAGGGTGCCGTCCACGATGAGCACGGTGTCCTTGCGGAACCGTTTGCGGGGCTGGAGCGCCAGCGACGGGCCGAGGTGGTCGATGATGCGGTCCGCCGCGGACTTCGATACACCGAAGAGCGGAGCGAGTTGGCGCATTGTCAGGTTCGTGCGCCAGTAGGCCGCGACGAGCAGAACCCGGTCCTCCAGCGGAAGTCCCCACGGGCGGCCCTTACGGACCGGATCTGCACCTTCGCGGCGCAGTGCGGTCACCAACCTGCCGAAGGAACGCGGGCTCAGCCCGGTGAACGGGGCTATCCAGGACGGCTCCGACGCCGTGATCACACCAGACACCCGAAGATCATCTCACCCGTGACCAGCAGTTACGGGACAAGTCTTAGGCTCGGATGCGGTAGGCAGGACAGCCGAATTCGGAGGTTCAGACGTGACCGAGCCCAAGAGGGCGCCCCTTCCGCACGACTTTCATCCTGCGGTGCCGTCGTTCACGGTGGCCAGTGATGACATCG
This region includes:
- a CDS encoding transposase encodes the protein MSGVITASEPSWIAPFTGLSPRSFGRLVTALRREGADPVRKGRPWGLPLEDRVLLVAAYWRTNLTMRQLAPLFGVSKSAADRIIDHLGPSLALQPRKRFRKDTVLIVDGTLVPTRDHSIAEQSKNYRYSTNHQVVIDADTRLVVVVGRPLPGNRNDCRAWEESGAKAAVGKAMTIADGGYPGTGLVMPHRRRKGEELPDWKQAHNKSHKQVRARVEHVFARMKTWKILRDCRLKGDGVHHAMLGIARLHNLNLAG